The genome window CCATACAGCAGACGCGCTTTTCCAGCAGCATCGACCAGGCCGATCGGCAGTTCATCCTGGCCCGAATAGCGGGCCAGCAGCGTTTGAAAGGACGCCAAAAGCAGAGCGGAGGCAGTGACCCCTTCACGGGCGGACGCTACGGTCAGCGCTTGCGAAAACAGTCCCGGCAGTGCAAACCGCACTTCCGCTTCCTGAAAAACAGCGGTTGCAGGACGCGGGCGATCCACAGGCAATGTCAGCAGAGGAATCTCGGAAACTCGTTCTTTCGTGGCATTTTGGACCAGCACGTGTACTCTCAACTCCTTAAATACTATGACTTTCTTAATATGAATCCTATCAGTAGTAATAGAATGGAGTCAATAAAAAAAAGCCTCGTTCATATTGAACGAGGCTTTTACAGTTGCGGACTGATACTTAGTCGTCCGAGCCCAAGTTGATGCCGAACAGACGCAGCACGAAAAGGAACAGGTTGATGAAGTTCAGGTACAAGTTCAGCACCGCCATCGGCACCATCTCTTCCGGCACGCCGTGGCGTGCGATGTTGGAGATGTCGTACAAGGTGAAGCCGATGAAAATGAAGATGCCAAGCAGCGTGAAGCCGAGGTACATCGTGCCACCGAGCGGGAAGAACATGTTCCACAGGGACAGGCCGATCAACGCGATCAGGCCGACCATCAGGAAGCCGCCGAGGAACGAGAAGTCAGCTTTCGATTTCCAAGCGTACAGAGCGGTCGCGCCGTATGCGAGGGTGGAGACGCCAAATGCGGCCATCACCATGTTGCCGCCGATGCCCATCGTGTAGTGAGCGAGCACCGGATACAGCGTGATCCCGCTGATAAAGGTGAACAGGTAGAGGAAGGTGTAACCGACGCGGCGTTTGCGCATAAACATCGCCACGATCAGCATCCCGATTTCAACAATCGCCAGCGGCAGGAACAGCGCGGTCGGCACCTGCGTGCCTACGATTGTGCCAATCAATGCGAACAGAAGGCTCAGGAAGAACATCGGCAGCACGCGATTGATGCCAACCGTACGACTTCCGGAATAAGACGGATTCATGACATGACACTCCTTTCAAATATCTCTACAACATTATACAACCTTATACGCAGAAAAAGAAATTAAGTTTCAGACAACTGACTGGAAAAGAAAGAGACCTCCAAACGTGATCAGAACTGTGACCCACACGATGGACACTTTGAAAAAAGTGAATTTCTTGTGGGTCATTTCTGTTTATAATCAGACTATCGAAAAAGAACGAGAGGTTCAGAACATGAGGAAAAGACATCGATTCACCGACCATGAGATGCGGCGTCTTGAGGCAAACCCGAATGTGGCATATGTAACGGACAAAAGTATTACTTACTAGCCATCGTTCAAGATCGCTGCCGTTAGAGCGTATGCATATGGTAAAAAAACGATAGATATTTTCCTCGATGCAGGCTTTGACCTGGACACCATTGGTCATCAGAAGCCAAA of Tumebacillus sp. BK434 contains these proteins:
- a CDS encoding Bax inhibitor-1/YccA family protein, with translation MNPSYSGSRTVGINRVLPMFFLSLLFALIGTIVGTQVPTALFLPLAIVEIGMLIVAMFMRKRRVGYTFLYLFTFISGITLYPVLAHYTMGIGGNMVMAAFGVSTLAYGATALYAWKSKADFSFLGGFLMVGLIALIGLSLWNMFFPLGGTMYLGFTLLGIFIFIGFTLYDISNIARHGVPEEMVPMAVLNLYLNFINLFLFVLRLFGINLGSDD